The proteins below come from a single Benincasa hispida cultivar B227 chromosome 4, ASM972705v1, whole genome shotgun sequence genomic window:
- the LOC120076389 gene encoding E3 ubiquitin-protein ligase WAV3, whose amino-acid sequence MGTGWRKAFCTTISRDSESNNVSEKQRSSGTPNPSPRSCVRLGFFSNPSTPRLQSHQPLSSPGLRCRTAQDATVNQSPTLHCKTSSSSSSTPKSAKSQRGVLGSNPSSPRSPLKLSLFKNSFKFRSSCGICLSSVKTGHGTAIYTAECSHAFHFPCIAAHVRNHATLVCPVCNTTWKDVPLLAAHKNLGPLTQHDIKPKIEDKTMIESSPRAFKSKQDPKEKPSEFRSYDDDEPLLSPTSGGRIIPIPEADENQDDVEEFQGFFVHPKPPSSAAKSSIQRTNVQVRLLPETALISSGHAHETYAVALKVKAPPPHPARNRANANLLDPSRRAPIDLVTVLDVSGSMTGPKLMMLKRAMRLVISSLGSSDRLAIVAFSATPKRVLPLRRMTAQGQRAARQVIDTLVCSQGTSVGEALRKATKVLEDRRERNPVASIMLLSDGQDERTHSNQRQMTRHESSTRFAHIEIPVHAFGFGKSGGYCQEPAEDAFAKCVSGLLSVVVQDLRIQLGFPTGSSPVVISAIYSCTGRPTVCSLGSVRLGDLYAEEERELLVELKIPTSAAGTHHVMTMQCLYKDPSTQEVVYSREQDILIARPVAVGSSAPKIERLRNMFITTRAVAESRRLIEYDDHTSAHHLLASARALLIQSGSSSADVYVRELEVELAELHWRRQQQFEIHQQQQHQQHLVTTTPRRRGGGDKENPTLVDENGEPLTPTSAWRAAEKLARVAIMKKSLTSRVGDLHGFENARF is encoded by the exons ATGGGTACTGGTTGGAGGAAAGCGTTTTGTACTACCATTTCTCGAGATTCAGAATCTAATAATGTCTCTGAGAAACAGAGGAGCTCTGGCACTCCAAATCCCAGCCCTAGAAGCTGTGTTCGATTGGGTTTCTTCAGCAATCCTTCTACTCCACGATTGCAGTCTCATCAGCCATTGAGTAGTCCAGGTCTTCGCTGCCGTACAGCTCAAGATGCCACTGTCAATCAGAGTCCGACTCTCCATTGCAAGACCTCCTCGTCCTCTTCATCAACTCCTAAATCTGCTAAATCCCAACGAGGGGTTTTGGGTTCTAATCCTTCCTCTCCTCGTTCCCCTCTGAAACTCTCTCTTTTCAAGAACAGCTTTAAGTTCAGA AGTAGCTGTGGAATCTGTTTGAGTAGCGTGAAGACAGGGCATGGGACGGCGATTTACACGGCGGAGTGTTCGCATGCTTTTCATTTCCCTTGTATAGCCGCTCATGTCAGAAACCACGCCACTCTGGTTTGCCCTGTCTGCAATACCACATGGAAAGACGTTCCTCTGCTCGCCGCCCATAAGAATTTGGGCCCACTAACCCAGCACGATATCAAACCCAAGATTGAAGATAAAACCATGATTGAATCTTCCCCCAGAGCCTTTAAATCCAAACAAGACCCAAAAGAAAAGCCCTCGGAATTCAGGTCCTACGACGACGATGAACCCCTTTTGTCCCCTACCTCCGGCGGCCGGATTATCCCCATCCCAGAAGCCGATGAGAACCAAGACGATGTCGAGGAATTTCAAGGCTTCTTTGTACACCCAAAGCCGCCTTCCAGTGCGGCTAAATCTTCAATTCAGAGGACCAATGTGCAGGTCCGACTCCTCCCTGAAACGGCGTTGATTTCATCTGGACACGCCCACGAGACCTACGCGGTGGCTCTGAAAGTAAAAGCGCCACCGCCACATCCGGCTAGAAACAGAGCCAATGCCAATTTACTAGACCCATCCCGTCGTGCGCCGATCGATTTAGTGACGGTGCTGGATGTGAGTGGAAGCATGACGGGGCCGAAATTGATGATGCTGAAACGCGCCATGCGATTGGTCATTTCGTCGTTAGGCTCGTCGGACCGGCTCGCCATTGTCGCTTTCTCGGCCACTCCTAAAAGGGTGTTGCCGTTGAGGAGGATGACGGCTCAAGGCCAACGCGCCGCCCGGCAGGTGATTGACACGCTGGTCTGCAGCCAAGGAACCAGCGTGGGGGAAGCATTGAGAAAAGCCACAAAAGTACTCGAGGACCGGCGAGAGAGAAACCCGGTGGCCAGTATCATGCTTTTATCCGACGGCCAAGATGAGCGAACCCATTCAAATCAACGGCAGATGACACGACACGAGTCATCCACACGGTTCGCCCATATAGAAATTCCGGTTCACGCGTTTGGGTTCGGGAAGAGCGGCGGATACTGTCAAGAACCGGCGGAGGACGCGTTTGCCAAATGCGTGAGTGGGTTATTAAGCGTGGTGGTTCAAGACCTCCGTATTCAACTCGGGTTCCCGACCGGTTCATCTCCGGTTGTGATTTCCGCTATTTATTCCTGTACAGGCCGGCCCACGGTTTGCAGCTTGGGTTCGGTCCGGCTGGGCGATTTATACGCGGAGGAGGAAAGGGAATTACTCGTGGAGTTGAAGATTCCAACCTCGGCTGCTGGGACCCACCACGTGATGACGATGCAGTGCCTTTACAAAGACCCATCCACACAAGAAGTAGTGTACAGCCGAGAACAAGACATCCTTATCGCACGACCGGTAGCCGTGGGATCATCCGCTCCGAAGATCGAACGGCTAAGAAACATGTTCATAACGACTCGCGCTGTGGCGGAATCCAGGAGATTAATTGAGTACGACGATCATACAAGCGCACATCATTTACTCGCGTCGGCGCGTGCGTTACTAATCCAATCCGGATCATCAAGTGCTGACGTGTACGTGCGTGAGCTGGAAGTTGAGCTGGCAGAACTCCATTGGCGAAGGCAACAACAATTCGAAATACACCAGCAGCAACAACATCAACAACATTTAGTCACGACGACGCCGCGTAGGCGTGGCGGTGGGGATAAGGAAAATCCGACGTTGGTGGATGAAAACGGAGAGCCGTTAACACCGACATCGGCGTGGAGGGCGGCGGAGAAGCTTGCCAGAGTGGCGATTATGAAAAAATCGTTGACGAGTAGAGTGGGGGATTTACACGGGTTTGAAAACGCCAGGTTCTAG